TCAAAATCAAAGCACAAAGACATCTAAAATGCTCACCTTAACGTCACTTGCTAGCTCAAGTTTTTTCATAATGAGCTTCAGGATAGAGGAGACCTGCATAGTTCCATCTCTGAAACAAGAAGAAAAATCCATATTAAACAGAATGTATTAAATTCTTGGAATTGAGTTGCGTGTTAGCTGAATTCCTGGAAGGGATGAACGAAAAAAAGCATGCAGGATTTTCGAATGAAACATCCTCTCCAATGCTGATAAAAATTGTTAATCTAGACACTTCACCTTCATATTTTGAAATGAAGGAAATAACTCTTGCTGATACCATAGCACAGTTGCTACTAGTAGAAAACATAACATGAAAAGGGGCATCAGCGCACAGCGCCATCTAAAATTCTCAAGCTGGGAAAAAACCTTGAGCAATCTATGCTACAAATAAGAGGAtactaagtgaagtatgagaggcCTCTATCATTGTTGACAAAGAAACTTGAAGATTAATGGGGAACTCACTTAATTCTGTAGAAATTATTTTTTATCTGAGGCAGCCGTTTAGCTTCTGCCCTGCAAAACAGTTTTCATTTTGATGTGAGGACGCAAAAAACACGGTCCATCAGAATTAATACGAATATTGAATATGTTGCAATCTTACTGGTTCAGTGAAGTCACTAGTGAAAACCAGACTGGGGTAGTTATTCCATCATCCGAGTCTGCTTCTGGGCTTTCCCTCAGACTATCCTCTGTGGTTGTTTTGTTTTTCCGACTTTCCCCCAGATAACATAATGTTTGTGACTTCTTCGCGCTTGCCACGACTAAGCTCCGTAAGGGCTTATGAAGCTCTTCATTGTCAATCGTCTCGTGATTCTTTCCATCTTCAGAAATATCTGCACTATTCTGTTTTGGATGGAAGTGTACTCAGAATAAGCAAATGTTACAAGACAATTGGCATCAAACTTGCATATGAAATTATGTGCTGGTAATACTTTAGTAGTACCTTCTTTTTGTTTGCAGATGTTGGCACCTTGGTTGATTTTGGTGCTGAGGCCATCTCAGTCTTCTGATTATAGCCTTCCGATTTATTTGGCAATTTACCGACAGAAAACAAATGGGACATGAATTTCCTTCTTGCAGCTCTCTGTCCTGTCAGAGTAGGTTGTGTTGCCATCTTCTGGGTTTCAACCAAGGAAGAAATGGACCTCTCTTTTATCTTTGCTGGCAGTGTAGTACTTGGAGCCTCAGAAGCATCAACTTCTGCTTTAGGTGGAAACGCATGGTCCCTGATAGCCTGAATTTTTGGATCATCCCTTCAAACAAGGAAACAATCAATCATGTTAGGTAGCAGCATATAGTAGAGTACCTGAGTCGAGATCACAGGAAAAATAAGAATAAGTGGCTGGAATTCTAAGTTTTTGTTTCACAAAACAAGAATGTATGTATACATAGATAGTTTCTTCTATAGATACATTCTAAGCTTCTGCTTCACAAAAAAAAAACAAGTTTGGTCTGGCTATTAGTGAGAGTTTGCACTTGTAATTACACTTGTATTGCATAACTCCGCTGGTGTACTTATACATAGACTTAAAGAAATTGAGAACTGACAAGTTGAAAAAACAATGTTGTAGATAACTATATAGACAACCTTGTTATTTTAACAATTACTTACCTGAGTTTCTCTTCAGGAGCAATCCCAAGAGCAGCGTTGCATACGGGGCAGGATTCGATCCCCTCCTCACCTATTTTCTTCAGGATACAATCCCGGCAAACTGCTTACAAAAAGGCGGTCACAAGAGGAACTCCACAGGCAGGCATGCAAGTTTCATGCAGAGATTTGAAAGAATCGAATTTTACATGCTTGGCAAATGAAAACAATATTAGGAGTAAATTAGCTAGCTAGTAGCAACAATGCAACAAGACTAGATACTTGGCTTGCAACCAACCAGTCCAACAAGGAGTACCAACAACCGACACAGATTCCCGGCCGAGTCTTGGTGATCTTTGGAGCTTGGTTCCTTCTCTTGTAGAGTGTAGTGTTGTTGTGGTGCTGGTGTGATGTTTTTGTGTGCTGTTGTGGGTTTGTGTGCTCTCAGTCTGGGCTTTGTAATGTGTCTTCTTCTTCATACATGAAATGAAATGCAATGCCGTTGATTTTCGCCAAAAAAATGACCACGGCCGGCCAGCGCAGTGCAGAATGCCTGTTCAAACGGACACAACATTTCATGCCACCATCTACAAGCTCCCCCACCATCGTCTACAACCTCCCCAACCATTACCTAACACACACGAAGCTACTAGATAGAGTGCATCGACACCATACAGTTCCATTCACCCTGCGACAGGTGCCAAGGCTTTACAACTTTTGCTCCTAGCACCAAAAGGAAACTGGGACCGAATGTCCTTCCAAGAGGATGGCCCCGGCGGCCACCACGGGGAAGTCCAAAGTGCCGTGTCGTCGGGACATGGAAGACACCTGGAAACGCCAAAGGTTGGCTGCATTGTGGACTCTAAACTTCCAAAGAAGAGAGGTGGCGACATTAGACCGAGAGCACGAGAGCACGGCGTCGGCTCCGGATGGATTTCTGCGTGAGAGCACGGGCGAAGAAACTACCGCAGACCGAGAGCACGGCTAACAGGCCAGGTTAGACTGATGTTTGCTCGCGTATTTGTTTCCCCTCTCCTGTAACTCTAAACCCCATCTCCGCTGCCATGACTCCGCAGACGGCGACGTGCGTGTCCAATTCCGAGCGCCGTGTTGTATGTGGCCAACTGCGCGCGAGCTGGCAGTGGAGCTGGTCTACGTACGTACGATGACATCGGCGACAGCGGTGCGTCGTGCATCATCGTGTGCTTGCGCGAGCCCATCGCCAAGGACATTCGCTtggtggaggcggaggaggatgGCCGCGTCCCGTCTGTCTACTTGGTTTAGACGTTGTCCTATTGGAGAAAGATCGGCTGATTTCAACGATCGCGATTTCGCCTCGGACGCCTGCCCCTGCCTGTTAGCGTCGCGTCGCGCTCGGTGGCTGCGGCACGGGGTTTCTCCGGAGTAGCGCGCTCTGGCGCGCGCTACCGGAGAGGAAACGTCTCGGCCGCAAGGTGGCCGCAACGGCCAAACCGCGGCGCACGCAATCAAAAGACTCGACCGGGACGGCCAGATCGCAGCCCAGGCAATCAATCAAAAGGCTCGGCAATGACAGCGTCGCCTCCGGCTCTCTTCTGGATCAGATCACGAGGTCGCATCAAACGCCAACCAGGCAAGGACCGACCGAGAGACAGACAGACGGGACAGGGAGAGAAAGCAGACGCAGCGCGACGCGACGGCGACGGCAGACGGGACGGCAGCGCGACGGGAGGTCGCGAAGaagacggggcggcggcgcaggaAGGCCGCGGGGCGACAGAGCGTGCAGTGCAGACACGAAAGGGGGGAGGACGAAACGAAACCGTAGAGGCGGCGGGAGTGGGATAGAAGAGAGAACTCACATGTGTGGCCGCACTCGGCGAAGGCGCTGGCCTCCCGGAAGTATCCCTTGCAGAGCGGGCACGTCACGAACGCGGCGAGCGCCGCCCGCGGCACGCGAGATACGCCCGGCGCGCCCCCCATCTCTCCGCCGCCCGCAACCATGTCTGCCACCTTCTCCTCTCTCTAGGTCAATCCTCGATCGACGACCTCCTCGTCAGAACTCTGCGACCGGGAGGCGGAGAATCAGCAATAAACGGCGCGGGGCGGTGGAATCGAGGGCGTTGGTCGGTCGGGAGAAGGGAGAAGCGGCGGCTGAGCTCCGGCGAGTCGCGAAGTTTAGTGTTTTCCTATTCTGCTGTATTTTTTTGGGTGGATATATAGAAATATATAGAAGGCTAGCTGTGGGAGGGACGCGATAGAAATAGAAGGCTGTGGGGTGGGAGGGACCCAGCAGAATTTATAGGTCTAGGGTACTTTTCCTACAACGGTCTTGGTGCGATTTGTATTTTTGGAACCGTCTTCCTGTTTTGTCAAAAAATAAATTTTTTCCTGCTCAAAACCAGGCCATTAATTCCAGCTTTCATTGCTTCCATATCGTAGGTAAAGATTCATCTTTTGTGCGGATAAATATCAAATTCTTATTACAAAGCAAGATACGATAAAAAGAGAATCGGGTTCAGATGGGTCCGAGACCGTTGTGTAGGTGAAGTGCGCCGGAAACCGAGAAGTGAGTTTGGAAGAAAACCCTTGTGTACGTGAAGTACATGGGAAATGGGGGAGCAAGCCGGATGATACCGTTATGAATGAGAATTACGCGAGAAAGAGAGAAGTGAGTTCTGCAAGACCCTTGCACGTGTGAAATGCACCGGAAAAGAGAGGGACCTACTCGGATGAAACCGTTTTGTATGTGAATACTTTGGTTTATTTTTTGACAGGCGCGAGAAGTGCAAAACCAAGGAGACGGTAAAAAGAGAAGCGAGTTCAGATGGGACCGAGACCGTTGTGTTGGTGAAGTGCGCCCGAAAGTGGGAAGTGAGTTTGGAAGAAAACCTTTGTGTACGTGAAGTACGTGTGAAACAGGGGAGCAAGCCGGATGATATGCATGAGAATTACGCGGGAAAGAGAGAAGTGAGTTCCACGAGGCCGTTGCACGTGTGAAATACGCGGGAAAAGGGAGGAACCGACTTGGGTGAAACTGTTTTGTATGTGAATACTTTGGTTTATTTTCTAACAGGCGAGAGAAGCGCAAAACCCTGGAGACACCATGCTATTTATTGCACTTTAATCAGTTACCAAAAGTAgttccaaaattttaaaaaattacATTATGTGACAGCTCATGACAACCCATTTCACTAATAATTACtttatgataatgatgatgaataTTTAATTGTGCGGGCAAATAATGATTTTTGAATACCATATTATGCACGAGTAAGTAGCGAATTAGGCAAAAAAAAGAAGTAAGTTCGGGCAAGACGATTGTGCATATGAAGCGTGTGCACGTGAAGTATGCCGGGAAAATGAGGGGATAGGCCAGGCAAGACCATTGTGTAGCTATGAGACACTACCAGTCAATTGTAATTAATGAATGGCAAATATAGATCCAAACATGCTTAAATCAGTACATCAGTGTGACTTTATACTAGTATATCTCTTCCCGACAAAGGCAGTACTCCCGGGGCGCCGCCCATCTCGCCGCCGATCTAAGAAAGAACCCAATGCACTGAAATTCCACTAATAACTAATATACAAAAAAGAAGAATAGATATAGGGTATCAAACCTATAGAGTTTTTGCTTcaaagaaatagaaatatcatcatATAGAGTCAGGGCGCCCGCCCACAACCACCTCCGCCACCTTCTCCTCGACGACCTCCTCGTCAGACCGCGGGGACTAGGAGGCGAAGAAACAGCGATAAACGGCGCCGGGCGATGGAACCGAGGGCGTTGGTCGGCCGGGAGATGGGAgaagcggcggcggagctccggcgagtcACGAAGTTTAGTGTTTTCCTATTCTGCTGTATTTTTTTGGTGGATATATAGAAATATATAGAAGGCTAGCTAGCTGTGGGAAGGACGCGATAGAAATAGAAGGCTGTGGCGTGGGAGGGACCCAGGAGAAATTGCTACGTCTAGGATACTTTTCCTACAAAGATCTTTGGGCAATTTGTACTACTTGGAACCGTCTTGCTGTTTTTTCTAAAGATAATATTTTTCCTGCTCAAAACCAGGCCATTCCAGTTTTCATTGCTTCCATACCGTAGATAAAGATTCATCTTTTATGCGGATAAATATCAAATTCTTATTACAAAGCAAGACACGGTAAAAAGAGAATCGAGTTCAGATGGGACCAAGACTGTTGTGTAGTTGAAGTGCGTCGGAAAGTGGGAAGTGAGTTTCGAAGAaaacctttgtgtatgtgaagtacgTGTGCAACGGAGGAGCAAGCCGACGACACCGTTATGCATGAGAATTACACTGGAAAGAGAGAAGTGAGTTCTGCGAGACAGTTGCACGTGTGAAATACGCGGGAAAAGAGAGGAACCGACTAGGATGAGAAGTGCAAAACCATGGAGACACCATGCTATTTATTGCACTTAATGAGTTACCAAAAATAGTTCCAACCTTTTAAAGCAATTACATTATGTGACAGCTCATGACAACCCATTTCACTAATAATTACattatgataatgatgatgaataATTGCTTGTGGGGTAAATAATGACTTCTGAATACCATATTATGCACATTTAAGTACCTAATTAGGCAGAAAAGAGAGAAGTAAGTTCGTGCAAGACCATTGTGCATATGAAGCGTGTGTACGTGAAGTATGTCGGGAAAATGAGCGGATAGGTCAGGCAAGACCATTGTGTAGCTCCTAGttaaaaacatctatgtcacgttggtcggcataattttcatacacactaaatgaaacaaataatTAGAAAAGATAATAttccacatccgaatcatagacaggacgaggaccgacgggggcggataccaaaaccatggcactatataataaaaaataataataaaagtaagaaaattatacaagtatctatctaaatcatacaagtaagaatttttttctttgagaaagaagataagaacaagaggctcaccacggtggtgccggcgacgagatcggcgcgggcgatcgacggcggtgaggacggggtcgggacaggacggaccgccaaacctagacaaatcttgaggaaaatggagtttggaagtcgagcttggagaggagaaagcttaagtgtggctcgggcatttcatcgaacacctcatgtgcatgcaTAGAAAGGAGAACAGAGCAGCGCATGCACACCTCCCACACGGCCAAAAAACAGAGGAGAGGGTGGGCAGGggcgagggtatatataggcatctctttagtcccggttggtggctcgaactggGACAGAAtagtgacctttagtcccggttccagccaccaaccggaactaaaggtgttgtgccaggagcgaggcccattggtcccggttcgtgtctggaaccgggaccaatggcccccgaggcccggccggcgccctggcctcacgaaccgggactgatgcaccctttggtcctggttcgtaaGAGAATCGGGATTAATGCCCTTACCTGGCCTGGACCAAAACCCTGTTTTCTACCACGGGAGAGACATGGCCGAAACCTGCAGCTTTAGACAATGACCATCTCCTCCAAGTTGGCTGATCACACCAATACCTGCCGGAGAAGGTTTCATATTTTCCTCATTTGTCCAAGCCGCATCACAGAAGATTCGTTGACCTGCAATTAAAGATGTAGCTTGTGTGGCTATTGGCTGCCGTACTACAACAGTTGTTGAGCTTTGATCATGTCCCACCATCACATCCTCAATTTTTGGGCCCGGTAAGATCGCGTTCGCCACCGGGTATACCTGCGATGGTTGACAAAAATTTCTACCAAACACGGCATCATTTCGTGCTTTACAAAGGCACCACAAGAAAGTGAATACACTAGTTACGTTAATATATGGATGAGTAGAATCTAGTAAAACCTTAATCATTTGAAAGAAACTGAAGGATAGGGCATGGAGGAAAACGAAGGTGGGCCCACTCGCTAGAGAGATACTAGCAGGGGGGAGACATATTATTGACTGTGGCATCAGCCAAAGAGTTCTCCGGTGATATATGAAATCTATGTACTTTGTAAACCATCATGGCGGCTGACAACTGAACGATCACTTCCTCTCTACGAACTTGACAACCGCATCAGGGAAATCCAGATTAGTACGGTGACCTGGCTATTCACTACAACCTTAACCAGGTAACTCAAGATCCGGGACTGGGTCTAATGATGCCTATGTTGGATGGAAATAATGAGTGGATATTAGAGCAACTTTAACCGGTTAGAGGAGTGAAAATTCTGGTGATCGCATAGGCTCCAACCTAGTTTCGCATGTCGGCATGACCTACTGTGACACAGAACAAGAGGAATATCCTCAGTCAAATCCCTATTGTTTTCGGTCAATGTCGTAGACCGCCCGGAGAGGCCTAACCATGGCCCATTTGACCCGGAGATCATCCCCTTTGACTTTGTCCATTATAGGTTAGCATCAGATTAATAATTAAATGTTTCATAACGAAAACATATTTAAAATTGCTATCTAGTAATATAAGCATTAAACAAATAGACACGAgcatccaatgcaaatagttagaTGATCAGAGAAAGGAACAATCTGTAAAGAGTAATTAGTTAAGATACTTCTACCTctctaaaaatgattaaaaattACCACATAGCTTATAGCTAGTGTATATCTACTGTGTAAATTTTCAGGATTTTATCACGCTCTAACTGTTCAGGACAATCCATACAACAATAGAAGTGCTGCTCGTCCCCGCACATCGAGCAGGCGGGCGGGAGTCCTGTGACTGCATGCGCTCCAACCTGGTCTGGAATGTCGACATAACCTGCCGTGACACTGAACAAGAGGAATATCCCCTGGTCAAACCCCTCTAGCATCTGGTCAATGTCGTAGAACACTCTGGCCCACGGATTGCCACGTCGTCCAAAACCACTCCAGGGAAGGCCCGGACACCACACCAGCCTATGTGGGGCCCGGATATATCAATGAGAGGGTGTTGTGATGTTTAAATACCTAGTGCGCAACCtaatgtggcacctgcctcgcaaaccggATAATCACGCAGGAAGGTTCATGACGTAGGGTACTAGTCCCCCCACATCAAGCAGGCGGGAGGGAGTCCTTTGATCGCATGTGCTGCCGTCTGGGCTGACATGTCGGCATGACCTGTTGTGACATAAAACAAGAGAAATATCCCTCGGCCAAAACCCTCTAGCATCCGGTCAACACCGTAGATTGCCAGGAGAGGCAATAGCCTGGCTCGTTTGACCCGGAGAACTACCCCTTTGAGTTTCTCCATTGCAGCTTAGCATCAGAGTAATAATTAAACATTTCATACTGAATAAATATTTAAAATTCATATCCAATAATATAAGCATTAAACAAACAGACATGAGCATCCAATGCAACTATAACAACAATTGGAGTAAAGAACAATCTTTTAGGTACATCTACATCTctaaaaactctgaaaaattaccACGTAGGTTATAGGCAGTATGTATCTACTGTTGATGGTGTCCTTGACTAGGGGGTACTTATCACGCCGACTCctgaccaggtggatcgggccgaggacccccatggtgattcactcatgggccacttcggtcGGTCCATGacacatacaaggaagactccacaagattTGACGCACAAGACTAGGACTCTTCTAAATCCtgggcctccggtgcattatataaactgaggccaggctagtcaatagagaaTCTTAGAATCATAcacaacaatctcgtg
This window of the Triticum aestivum cultivar Chinese Spring chromosome 5D, IWGSC CS RefSeq v2.1, whole genome shotgun sequence genome carries:
- the LOC123125530 gene encoding E3 ubiquitin protein ligase DRIP2-like, whose translation is MGGAPGVSRVPRAALAAFVTCPLCKGYFREASAFAECGHTFCRDCILKKIGEEGIESCPVCNAALGIAPEEKLRDDPKIQAIRDHAFPPKAEVDASEAPSTTLPAKIKERSISSLVETQKMATQPTLTGQRAARRKFMSHLFSVGKLPNKSEGYNQKTEMASAPKSTKVPTSANKKKNSADISEDGKNHETIDNEELHKPLRSLVVASAKKSQTLCYLGESRKNKTTTEDSLRESPEADSDDGITTPVWFSLVTSLNQAEAKRLPQIKNNFYRIKDGTMQVSSILKLIMKKLELASDVKVEILCHGKPVCPSTTLHGLLKQWLSRKPKRRVQRPTLRSEASLDHLLPGKPTSLEEVKPYISSLWKTHMNVWNDKWLRVPSIASETSSSVDGDHVFRILGYC